The segment GGAAGTCCAAAATAAAATTGAACAAAACCCATACCATCGTGATAAGCCTGGCCGGGAGTAGATAAAAAAGTGATAGCGCTGGCTTGTGTTGCCATTACCGAAAGTCCAATGGTCCACCATTCGGCTTCATTTCCTCCCCGGATGTAGTCCTGGACATTTCGGCTGCCCCGAGTTTTATAAACGCCGTAGCTTACAATAAATATTAAGGTTAGGATGAGAACTACCCAGTCTAATTCCTGCATCCTAAGTAAAGATTTTCATTAAGAGATAAAAAACCGCGATGTAACCTGCGTTGGCTGCCAGTACTATGGTATAGGACCTTTTCCAGATATATTTTTTTGACTGTTCCATTACTTTCCCAGGGAAACTATATTGGCAAAAAGCCGGAATGCACCGGGAACCCCATCAGGAAACTGTCTAAAGAAGCTTAATCCGGTATAAACAAAATATCCTTTCCCGTATGGAGCTACCAAAAGAGCACCTTCTTTGGGAGTTTCGTTTTTGTCATTGATTGAAAGAATGGGTGTAAATTCAGGTGCCCATTCATCGGCAAAATAAAGACCTCTTTCCTGGACCCAACCTTTAAAATCTTCTGAACTTATTTTATTGGGAACATTAAGTATAGGATGTTCCGGGGTTAGAAAACGTACTTCTGCATTTTCTTCTGTAACCCTATCTCTCGATATTTGTAAATTATAAGGCGCAACAGGATTTACCAGTATTCCGCGGTTTGTATTATATTGAACTACCACAGTCCCACCTCCCTTTACGTAGTCAAAAAGTTCATTTTGAACATATTTTAAAGCATCTACCGTGTTGTAGGCTCTTATCCCCAAAATGACAGCATCAAAACCTGAAAGTGATTGTGAAGAGATACCTGCAGGATCCAGCCTAACAACATCGTAACCAATTTGCTCCATACTTTGAGGTACTACATCGCCTGCACCTTCAATAAAAGCAATCTTTTCACCCTTCTTTTTAATGTCGAGTTTTACCAGTTTTGCCTTTGCAGGAAGAAGAATGGATTGCTGCGGAATATGCCCGTAATTAAGATTGACCATTTCTTTTCCAAATGTTTCATCTTCTATAGTTACCTCAGGAATTAAGTCGCTTTCATTTTGTCCAGGGGGAGGAGTAACAGTAAAATTTACTGTAAAACCCGCACCTTTTTCTGAAATATTAAAAGGTACGCTGGAAGGTGATATTTGCCAATCTTTGGAAGCTTTTAATTTAATATCTCCCGAAATATTGGCCTGTCCTGCCAAAATGCTTACCGGAACAGTTTTTTGCTCTTCATTTGAAAATATTAAAACCTTGTCAACTAATGCAACTGAAACGGGTGGAATAACCTGGAATGGCTGATAAACTTCTCCTTCTACAGGATCATTAAATTTATAAACAACAGGTTTTTCAAATGGGATTACCTCTCCATTTATCATAACATTAAAATAGGCGGTAAGAGCAGGAGGATTTTCAGGTTTTCCCACCAGGCTTAGATCATCAACCTGATATTTTCCTATAGTTCCTTTTTCTTTTAACCAATATGGGGAAGTGTATTGTATATCCCTGGGTATTGTGTAATTTATTTCTCCTTTCCAGTCCTCATTATTTTCGAGACTTTGTGCTGGGGATAACTTTTCTTCTCCGGGATTAATTTCTACTGTTACGAGTTCCATTTTCCCAGGACTACGATTAATAGCTTCAAGCTCCAGCGTTATTTGTTTTCCTGGAACTGCACTTTGAGATTGGGCTGTGGCTTCAAGGAAAAGACTAAGCACTGGCAGCAATAATTTCTTGAATTTCTTTAGATTTTATTTTTTTCCAATGTTCATCTTCAAGCTTTTGTATTAGGGAATAAGCTTTAACCAATCCCGGTAAACTGGCAGCAGGTTTTTGAAAATCAAAATTTTTCTCAACTTCCAGAAGTATTTTTCCAATTTCTTTTCCGCCTTTAAGTCTGTTCCAGGAGGTGTCAATCCCCGCGAAAACAGATTTTGCATCAGCAGGTAGTTCTCCTTTGATCAATTCCAGATATTCCGGTTGGGAGCCTCGACTGCCTTACTTCCAAATCCCTGGGATTGATGTTGGCTTCGGCTTAAAGCTGCAATTTCCGGATTTGACAGCCCGAGTAAAGGAAAATATACTCCTGTGTCAAATTCAAGATAATTAGTTTTAACTGCTTTTTTAAACTCTTCTTCGCTTCCGTAAAACCAGGGGGAAGTATTAAAAAAGAGCCTTTTTGGGCTAAATGTTGTTGTTAACTTGAGTTGATCAGGGAAAGAAGTTTGATTTCCGGCCAGTTCAAAAGCTTCAGTACTTAGTAGGGCTGAGGCTGTATGTTGGCCGTGGGTATCTCCGGAAGTGCGATGGTTGAACCTAGTTTATTACAACATCGGGTTTAAATTTTCTTATTGCCCATACTACATCTCCCAGAACCTCCTTACTGTTCCAGAATTCCATGGCTTCTTCTGGAGTTTTGGTGTAGCCAAAGTCTATAGCACGGGTAAACATTTGTTCTCCACCGTCTATTCTTCTTGCTTCTAGCAGTTCCTGTGTCCTAATAACTCCCAAAAGCTCCTGTAACTCGGCACCTATTAAGTTTTGTCCTCCATCCCCGCGTGTAATAGACAGGTAGCTAAGTACGGCATGAATGTCATTGGCAAACCAGGAAATTAGTCTGGTGTTTTCATCATCCGGGTGTGCAGCTACATATAAAACGGAACCAAGAAAATTCAGTTTTTTAATTGCCTGATATATTTCGGCTGAATTAAGCTTTTGTGGGGTCTGTCCCTGGGTAACAAAGAATAGGAGACAAAAAGAGAGGGTTAGAAGTTTACGCATTTAAAAAAAGGTGTTATCAACCTTTTCAAATATAACAACTTTAGATATTTATGTTTAGTTTTTCCCTCGAATACTTTTAAAGGCTGTCTTTTCCTTCATCCAGATAGTAATCCTTCTTAATAAGAGTCACCGCCTTTTGTAAGATAAGATTGTTAGGGTAGGTGGTAAGCTCTCCATGGTCATCCCTAAGGTGTAAGTGAAAAGCCCGAATATCTTCTATTACAGCTTCAATTGGCATGTCCTTGTCATGGATCTTTATTTTATCACCAATTCTATAGGGAAAGGAAAAGAACATGATTATACCCGAAGTAATATTACTTAGGATCGACCAAATTGCAAATAATGCAACACCTATCACGGCAAATGTTGAAGAGAAGATAAGAGAGAGATCTCTAAGATCCATTCCCCAGGCAAAAGAGAAGAGAAAAAAAGCAATAATGGAAACCAGGATATTGATATATTTAAACATCAGCTTGGTTCGGGTAATATTTATTTCAGATCTTTTTCCAACCCGGTGAGCAGCTTTTTTTAATATAAACTGCAGGATTGTTATTACTAATATAATAGCGATGGTATAACCGATTTCGGTCCTGTAGTCGGTAATATATTTGTACATTAATTTAAATTCAGGGTGTCCCGCAAAGGTAAATCTTTATTAGAATTTTTAGTCCAGTAATCCATTTTTATAGTTGACAGTTTATTGGCTGTTGTATAATATTCATTTCCATCGTGGTTAGTTATTTCTGTCCACTTCTCAATCGTATAAGGAAAGGTAGGCTTAAAGTATATCTTCAAACTACGTTTAAGTTCAGGATAAGTAATCCTGTAAACTGAAAGTTTCCCATCCTGATAAAATTCTGCGGTTGCAGGATGTGGTTTTATTTCTATATGTGCCAATCTTATGTATTCAAAAGAAGGTATTATAATTATCTCCCCTGTAGGTAAAAGATCAGGATCTATGCGCAATTGATTCCAAATTTCATTTTCCAGGTGCACCTTGTGAAGAGAAAGGTCCTCATCTGTTTCCCCGGCGAAATAGGAATGAGAAACTATTTCATATTTTCCCCTGTTATTCAACTGCATATATACCTGGCCACACCATTCCTGAATAGAAGCCGCAACTTTGAGAGCATGGGATTTGCCTTCAAGAGGATAAAAGCTGCTCTGCATGATTGAATAAGGATAAATTCCGGTTATAAAATTTTTAGTGGAATTTAATTTTAGAACTTCAATTGTATTTGTAGTTTTCTCATTTGCCTTTACCTGCTCATCTTTTAAAAAATCCTCGGTAACAAAAATGAGTACTGCATTTCCTTTTCTGGTTTCTCCATAGCGGGATTGCTCCAGTTCATACGAGGAAATTTCAGCTTTACCCGTAAACCAGTATTCTTTAAATTCTTCGGAAAGTTCTCTCTGCGGAAGCTCTTCTCCACCACCAGAATTTTTTGAACAGCTAAGCAACTAGTATAACTATAAAAAGAAAAGTTGCAGAAGAGTGCTGAAGTTTCATCCCGGTAATTTTATACTGAAGGTACTAAAAATCAACGGGATGCTATTTCCACTAATGCTTTGTAGACAAGGTGTGTAGGCAAACCAACTACATTAAAATAGCTTCCTTCCACCCGGGTAATCCCAATGAGCCCTATCCATTCCTGAATTCCATAAGCCCCGGCTTTATCCAGAGGGTGATAATGTTCTATATAATAACTAATTTCATCTTTAGTCAAATCCTTAAACGTAACCCTTGTAGTATCGTTAAGAGTTTTTTGACTCTTATTTGTGGTAAAAGTAACAGAGGTAATTACCTCGTGTGTTTTCCCAGACATTGATTCGATCATTTTAAATGCTTCAGAAGAAGTTTCAGGTTTTCCCAAAGCTTTTCCTTCGTGCCATACAATGGTATCACTGGTAATAAGAATCTCGTGGTCCTTTAAGGCTTTCAGAAAAACTTCTGCTTTTAATTCAGACAAATAATCTGTAATCTCACTGCCACGAAGGGTATCCGGATACTCTTCCTTTATAGATTTATGGTCTACAATAAATGGAATATCCAGGTCTTTAAGAAACTGGTGCCGCCTTGGAGATCCCGAAGCGAGAATAAGGTGATGGTTTTTAAGGATTTCTTTTAGCATATCAAGTGAGTATAAAAGGGTAAAGACCAATTGACAATAGTCCCAGGATCATGATAAATTTTATAAGGATGCTAAGCCGGGAAAATTGCTTTTTTGTCTTCGCATTAAGTACATTAATTAAAAAATAGAGAAGAGGTCCTACAATAAGTACTAAAGCGTATAATACTGCGTAAATATTATTAAAAAGATATTCATACATATAATAAATAACACAAAATAGAGGGACAAGGCCTGTTGCAAATATTATTTTATTTGCTCTATTCCTTCCCACGGCTATGGGTAGAGTATTTCTACCTGTATTGTAATCGCCGATAAGATCTTCCTGGTCCTTAACCATTTCCCGCAGCCAGTTAATTAGAAACGCAAAAAAAGCATAGTCCAGAAGTATCGAGAAAATTATGGATTGGGTGTGTTGATTTTGAGGAGTTATGGCTAAGTAGGAGATCAAATAACCCCATAATGATAATAACGAAGGCCACGAGGCTGCTAACCACCAGATTTCCTAATACGAGAATTTGCTTTATGTAAGTAGCGTAAAGGTAGAGCAGAGCTGAAATAATAATAAAAATAGCAGAAAAGCCCGGCCTGCCAATGATGTTTGAAAGATAAAATCCAATTCCCACCCCGGTTATTGTTAAAGCAATATAGAGATTGTAGGCAGTTTTTTCTGAAATATGGTGCGGGATGACACCTTTGTGGGGCTTATTGATCCTATCTGTCTCTACATCGAATATGTCGTTGATAATATTTCCTGCAGCGGCAATATTTACAGTTGAAAAACATAATAGAAAAAATCCGAAATCACTAAGAGTTATTTCAATTCCGAAGGTTTCGAAAAGAGCATATTTAATTAAAACCTGAGTAGCTATTATAAGAATCAGG is part of the Antarcticibacterium sp. 1MA-6-2 genome and harbors:
- a CDS encoding UbiA family prenyltransferase, which gives rise to MIRYQNLILIIATQVLIKYALFETFGIEITLSDFGFFLLCFSTVNIAAAGNIINDIFDVETDRINKPHKGVIPHHISEKTAYNLYIALTITGVGIGFYLSNIIGRPGFSAIFIIISALLYLYATYIKQILVLGNLVVSSLVAFVIIIMGLFDLLLSHNSSKSTHPIHNFLDTSGLCFFCVSN
- a CDS encoding mechanosensitive ion channel domain-containing protein, which gives rise to MYKYITDYRTEIGYTIAIILVITILQFILKKAAHRVGKRSEINITRTKLMFKYINILVSIIAFFLFSFAWGMDLRDLSLIFSSTFAVIGVALFAIWSILSNITSGIIMFFSFPYRIGDKIKIHDKDMPIEAVIEDIRAFHLHLRDDHGELTTYPNNLILQKAVTLIKKDYYLDEGKDSL
- a CDS encoding Maf-like protein, with translation MLKEILKNHHLILASGSPRRHQFLKDLDIPFIVDHKSIKEEYPDTLRGSEITDYLSELKAEVFLKALKDHEILITSDTIVWHEGKALGKPETSSEAFKMIESMSGKTHEVITSVTFTTNKSQKTLNDTTRVTFKDLTKDEISYYIEHYHPLDKAGAYGIQEWIGLIGITRVEGSYFNVVGLPTHLVYKALVEIASR
- a CDS encoding septum formation inhibitor Maf, with translation MLSCSKNSGGGEELPQRELSEEFKEYWFTGKAEISSYELEQSRYGETRKGNAVLIFVTEDFLKDEQVKANEKTTNTIEVLKLNSTKNFITGIYPYSIMQSSFYPLEGKSHALKVAASIQEWCGQVYMQLNNRGKYEIVSHSYFAGETDEDLSLHKVHLENEIWNQLRIDPDLLPTGEIIIIPSFEYIRLAHIEIKPHPATAEFYQDGKLSVYRITYPELKRSLKIYFKPTFPYTIEKWTEITNHDGNEYYTTANKLSTIKMDYWTKNSNKDLPLRDTLNLN